One segment of Microscilla marina ATCC 23134 DNA contains the following:
- a CDS encoding Lrp/AsnC family transcriptional regulator: protein MAKAIKIDNTDRKILRILQENAKITNAQLSKDIGLSPAPTLERVKKLENMGLIKSYHAMLDTHKVGLGVTTFVQVFISSHKKTCIDAFVDKILKIDNVIECHHITGSCDFLLKVIAADISSYQKLMLEEISEIEEISNMQSMVILSTFKDKKILPIP from the coding sequence ATGGCAAAAGCTATAAAGATTGATAATACGGATAGAAAAATTCTTAGAATTTTACAGGAAAATGCCAAAATTACCAATGCGCAACTATCAAAGGACATTGGGCTGTCGCCTGCGCCAACTTTGGAACGTGTAAAAAAACTAGAAAACATGGGCTTGATCAAAAGCTACCATGCGATGCTAGATACACATAAAGTAGGACTAGGTGTAACTACATTTGTACAAGTGTTTATTTCAAGCCACAAAAAGACTTGCATCGATGCTTTTGTGGATAAAATTCTAAAGATTGATAATGTGATCGAATGTCATCATATTACTGGTTCTTGCGACTTTTTACTTAAGGTAATTGCTGCCGATATTTCGTCATATCAAAAGCTAATGCTTGAAGAAATCAGTGAAATTGAAGAAATCAGCAACATGCAGTCTATGGTAATCTTGTCTACATTTAAAGACAAAAAAATATTGCCTATTCCATAA
- a CDS encoding YdcF family protein, which yields MFFFLSKTLYYFLMPVTWLCLVFTWALLTKKPRRRRQLLRTGVFLLWLFTNPFIVNQALLLWEAPPTPLHSIRQNYDVGIVLTGVTNTDKKPHDRVYLDKGGDRITQALMLYRVGKIKKILISGGSFDPKQRLERAEAYLLKQVLLQAKVPSHDIIIETKARNTRENALNTAKILNKQFPRQSYLLITSAFHIRRAVGCFRQAGIRVTPFSVDFYTIDKGFTFPFSLFPAEKALYKWYVLSHEVIGYIVYKVLGYA from the coding sequence ATGTTTTTTTTCCTATCCAAAACCCTGTATTACTTTTTGATGCCTGTCACCTGGTTGTGCCTGGTGTTTACCTGGGCACTGCTCACCAAAAAGCCTCGCCGTAGACGTCAATTATTGCGTACAGGTGTTTTTTTGCTTTGGCTATTTACCAACCCTTTCATTGTCAATCAGGCATTGTTACTTTGGGAAGCCCCCCCTACCCCACTTCATAGCATTAGACAAAACTACGATGTAGGCATTGTGCTGACCGGAGTAACCAACACTGATAAAAAACCGCATGATAGGGTATACCTTGACAAAGGGGGTGACCGAATTACCCAGGCGCTGATGTTATATAGAGTAGGGAAAATAAAAAAGATATTGATTAGTGGAGGAAGTTTTGACCCTAAGCAACGGCTGGAAAGAGCTGAAGCTTATTTGCTCAAACAAGTTTTGCTACAGGCAAAAGTTCCTTCACACGACATTATAATAGAGACTAAGGCACGTAACACCCGAGAAAATGCCCTCAATACCGCAAAAATATTGAACAAACAATTTCCCCGTCAATCTTACCTACTCATTACTTCGGCTTTTCATATCAGGCGTGCTGTAGGTTGTTTTCGTCAGGCAGGTATCCGGGTTACTCCTTTTAGTGTAGACTTTTACACTATAGACAAGGGCTTTACCTTTCCATTTTCGCTTTTTCCTGCCGAAAAAGCTTTGTACAAATGGTATGTGCTAAGCCACGAAGTAATTGGCTACATTGTATACAAAGTTTTGGGGTATGCTTGA